Proteins encoded by one window of Juglans regia cultivar Chandler chromosome 15, Walnut 2.0, whole genome shotgun sequence:
- the LOC118344667 gene encoding protein FAR1-RELATED SEQUENCE 1-like produces MNGRAPKAIIIDQDWAMKNAFAIVFPETRHRYCLWHIMRKFPEKLGSHFQFSTGLKTSIQTALYDSQTCTEFEEMWGGLLDKYDLRGNSWLQSLYEERTFWVLVYLKDVFWAGISTTQRSESMNVFFDGYVYSGTTLKEFVDQFDNALRKKVEVETTTDFNSINPTIPCVSPFNFEKQFQKVYTNAKFKEFQKELIGLMCCNCILVRKQGCILTFDILDEISIDECTKIVHYTIYFKEDECELKCTCALFEMRGILCRHALKVFQLKRINVLPDRYVLDRWRKDEKKRYTLIKSSYDDLRANGDARRYEMEVKRCIKLATKISPSDERVNTFMRYVNNFYSKCDDVTFGLKVESTKVGPNVEADKGKKILSPHMVRGKGKPPSKRKVPPVEKMARKRNACRKIFVDETQLSDTPGSQHHQFDDGASVEAQNNIVTQSMPSGNQEVVLDGKQISLMTCGVVATNAYIKGNPLNSQFLMLVDTSDALVRQATMAYKCFLLMHDKNRRLKRLKPGGEGIYLLRNVGR; encoded by the exons ATGAATGGTCGAGCGCCCAAAGCCATCATAATCGATCAAGACTGGGCAATGAAGAATGCATTTGCGATTGTATTCCCAGAAACCCGCCATAGATATTGTCTATGGCATATAATGCGTAAATTTCCAGAAAAGTTAGGATCTCACTTCCAATTCAGTACAGGGTTGAAGACCTCTATTCAAACTGCATTGTATGATTCACAGACCTGCACGGAATTTGAAGAGATGTGGGGTGGACTTCTTGATAAGTATGATCTCAGAGGCAATAGTTGGCTCCAGTCCTTATACGAGGAAAGGACCTTTTGGGTTCTAGTTTATTTGAAGGATGTCTTTTGGGCTGGTATAAGCACGACACAACGGTCAGAAAGCATGAATGTTTTTTTCGACGGGTATGTCTACTCCGGTACGACCTTGAAAGAATTTGTGGATCAATTTGATAATGCACTAAGAAAGAAGGTGGAGGTTGAGACAACGACTGATTTTAACTCCATCAACCCAACGATTCCTTGCGTTTCCCCTTTCAACTTTGAGAAGCAGTTTCAAAAGGTATACACAAATGCAAAGTTTAAAGAGTTCCAAAAGGAGTTGATAGGCCTAATGTGTTGTAATTGCATACTGGTAAGGAAGCAAGGGTGCATTTTAACTTTCGATATCTTGGATGAAATATCGATTGATGAATGCACCAAGATAGTCCATTACACAATTTACTTTAAGGAAGATGAGTGTGAGTTAAAATGCACGTGTGCATTGTTTGAGATGAGGGGAATTCTATGTAGGCATGCACTAAAAGTTTTTCAGCTGAAGAGGATTAATGTGCTGCCAGATAGATATGTCTTGGATCGCTGGAGAAAGGACGAGAAGAAGAGATACACATTGATTAAAAGTAGTTATGATGATTTGAGGGCCAATGGAGACGCACGGAGATATGAGATGGAGGTTAAAAGATGCATAAAATTGGCAACAAAAATATCCCCAAGTGATGAGCGTGTTAATACATTCATGCGATACGTCAATAACTTTTACTCAAAATGTGATGATGTAACATTTGGGTTGAAGGTCGAATCAACGAAGGTCGGACCAAATGTTGAGGCGGATAAGGGTAAGAAGATATTAAGCCCCCACATGGTCCGAGGGAAAGGAAAACCCCCAAGTAAGAGAAAGGTTCCGCCCGTAGAGAAGATGGCAAGAAAGagaaat GCTTGCAGGAAAATATTCGTTGATGAAACACAATTGAGTGACACCCCGGGATCTCAACACCACCAATTTGATGATGGAGCTAGTGTTGAGGCACAAAACAACATTGTCACACAATCAATGCCATCAGGAAATCAGGAG GTTGTCCTTGATGGTAAGCAAATCTCCTTAATGACTTGCGGGGTTGTTGCCACAAATGCTTACATTAAAGGTAATCCACTTAACTCTCAG TTTCTTATGTTGGTGGATACTTCAGATGCTTTGGTTCGGCAAGCAACAATGGCCTATAAGTGTTTTCTGTTGATGCATGACAAGAATAGACGATTGAAGAGGCTCAAGCCCGGTGGGGAAGGGATATATCTGTTGAGGAATGTGGGAAGATGA